The nucleotide window AGGCGGGGACCTGCTCCATCGCGTCGATCAGCTGCTGCAGCGCGGGGCGGACCCGCTGCGGCCGGGCGGCCGGGCGGATCCGCCGGGAGACCGGGCGGGCGAGATGGGTGAGGTGGTCGCGCTCGGCGGGGGTCAGCCGCAGGGCGTCGCCGAGGGCGTCCAGCACCGCGGACGAGACATTGTGGCCGCGGCCCTGTTCGAGGCGGATGTAGTACGCGACACTCATCCCGGCCAGCTGCGCCAGCTCCTCGCGGCGCAGCCCCGGCACCCGGCGCAGCCCGCCGTGCTCCGGCAGTCCGACGTCCCGCGGCCGCAGCCGGGCCCGCCGGGAGCGCAGGAACTCGCCGAGTCCGGTGCGCGGATCCGGCGCCGCGGGCGGCTGGGTGGTTCCGTCAGTAGTAGGCACGCCATGCATAGGTTCAAGGGTGCACTGGTTCCACCAAGCGGAGCGACGCATTCTCGGTGGCATGACCCACACCTCTGTCGCTGCTGTCTCGGCGTATGCCGCCCCCGCCCCGAAGGCCCCGCTGGAGCGGATCACGATTCCGCGCCGCGAGCTGGGTGCCCACGACATCCTCATCGACATCAAGTACGCCGGAATCTGCCACTCCGACATCCACACCGTGCGCGCCGAGTGGGGCGACGGCGGGAACTTCCCGATCGTCCCCGGCCATGAGATCGCCGGTGTGGTCGCCGAGGTCGGCGCCGAGGTCACCCGCTACCGGCAGGGCGACCGGGTCGGCGTCGGCTGCTTCGTCGACTCCTGCCGCGAGTGCGAGAACTGCCGCGCCGGACTGCAGCAGTACTGCACCGGCGAGCTCGGCAATGTCGGCACGTACAACGCGACCGGCCGGGACGGCGAGCCCACCTACGGCGGCTACTCCACCCACCTCGTGATCGACGAGAACTACGCACTGCGCATACCCGAGAGCATTCCGCTGGACGCCGCCGCCCCGCTGCTGTGCGCCGGGATCACCCTCTACTCGCCGCTCGCCCACTGGAAGGCCGGCCCCGGCCGCAAGGTCGCCGTCGTCGGTCTGGGCGGTCTCGGCCACATGGGCGTGAAGATCGCGCATGCGATGGGCGCGGAGGTCACCGTGCTGAGCCAGTCGCTGCGCAAGAAGGACGACGGGCTGCGGCTGGGCGCCGACCACTACTACGCGACGTCCGACCCGGCCACGTTCGAGCAGCTGGCCGGCACCTTCGATCTCATCGTCAACACCGTCTCGGCCAACCTCGACCTGAACGCCTACCTCGGACTGCTGCGCACCGACGGCACCCTGGTGCAGCTCGGCGCCCCGGAGAGCCCGCTGCCGGTCGCGCCGTTCGCCCTGATCCCGCAGCGCAAGTCGATCGCCGGCTCGATGATCGGCGGCATCCCCGAGACCCAGGAGATGCTCGACTTCTGCGGTGAGCACGGGCTGACCGCCGACATCGAGGTGATCAGCGCGGACCGGATCAACGAGGCCTACGAGCGGGTGCTGGCCAGCGATGTCCGCTACCGCTTCGTGATCGACGCGTCCACGATCTGAGCACCCACCTCACTGGACGACCCCCCTTGTACGGCCCCGCCCGGGGCGGGGCCGTACAAGGGGGTCCGTCCCGGGCGGGGCCGTACGACAGCCGGGAAGTTTTTCCGCCGCCCTCGGCAACCCCGGCCCCGGCCGCACGTCGTCACGGGTGAGGGCGCCTCCCCGGGCGCCACCCCGTCGACGAACGTGGAGCAGCCGACCGTGAAGTCCCTCCGTACCCCCCGCACCGCCGCCGGTTCCCGGCCGTCCGCCGTCCGCCCCCTGCCCCGCGGCGCGGCCGGCGCCGGACTGCTCGCGGCGCTCGCGCTGGCCACGCTGTCGGCGGCCGCCCCCGCGCACGCCGACGCGCCGCAGCCGCGGCCCTCGTACGCCGGCCAGGCGTCCGCGTCGCCCACCCCGCCGCCGGGCGGGAACAGCGCGACGCCTTCCCCGGCCACCAGCGCCACCCCCGGCGCCACCGCACCCCCGCGGCCCAGCGCCTCCCCCACCTCCCCGGGCCCGCGGCCGACCAGCACCGAGGCCCACCCCGGCACCCCGACCGCCCCGCCCACCCCCGCCGCTTCCGCCCCCGCCCAGGGCGGCGGCAAGGACCGCGAACTCGCCCGCACCGGGGCCTCGTCCACCACCACCATGGCGCTCGGCGGCACCGCCGCCGCCCTGATCGCCGCGGGCGGCGGCACCGTCTACGCGCTCCATCGCCGGCGCGGCTGAACCCCGTGCCCGGCCGCCGCGTCCCGAGGAAGTGATGGAGTTCTCCGCCGGTCCGCACCTCGCCCCGGTACGGTTCGCCGTGCCGGGGCCCCGGCCTGCCCTGTGGCGGTGGCTGCTGCGCACCGTCCGCCCGGCGGCCGCCCACCGCGACACCCCGCACGCCGGACGCCCGCCCGGGTGCGCGGCGGACGGCGAACTGCCCGGCGGCGGCGTCCGGTTGTCGGGCGGCACCACCACCGTGCCGCCCGACCCGCCGCCGACGATCAGCGAGCTGTACCACGCCCACCGGCTGACCATGGTCCGGCTGGCCGTGCTGCTCGTGGACGACCGGGCCACCGCGGAGGACGTCGTCCAGGACGCGTTCGCCGCGCTCTACAAGCGCCACGGCGAACAGCTCGGCGAGGTCGACAACGCCCTCGCCTATCTGCGCACCGCGGTCGTCAACGCCGCCCGCTCCGTACTTCGGCGCCGGCGCACCGCGCGCAACTACACCCCGCCGTACGAGGCCGACGCCCCGTCCGCCGAGGAGCGCATCGTGCTGGACGAGGAGCACCGGGAGGTGTTCGCCGCGCTGAGCGGACTGACCGCCCGCCGCCGGGAGGTCCTCGTCCTGCGCTACTGGGGCGAGCTGACGGAGGCGCAGATCGCGGCGACGCTGGGCATCAGCCGCGGCTCGGTGAAGTCCCTCGCCAGCCGCGCTCTGGACTCGCTGGAGAAGATCTTGGAGGCGCGGTCATGAACGGCCCCGGCACGGGCCCCGTCCCCGACGGCACCGCCCCGCACGGCCCCGTGGAGGAACGGCTGCGACAGGCCCTGGCGGCCCGTGCCGAGAGCATCGGCATCCGGGACCTGCGGCCCGCCGCACCGCCCGGGCCGCACCTGCGCCGCGGCCGGCTGTCCGTCCTGCGGCGGCCCTGGCTGCGCCGGTTCGGCCTGCCGCTGGCCGCCGCGGCCGCGGCCGCCGCCATCGCGGTGGGCCTCCTGGTGACCGCCCCCGACGGCCCGCCGGACCGGCCGCTGCCCGCCCGGCCGCCGAGCCCCGTGAGCCCCGCGCCCTCCACCGGCTCCGACCGGCCGTCGGCTCCGGAGCCCTCCCCGACCAGGCCGCCGGCCACCCCCCACCACAGCACCGGCCCCTCCGGCGCACCCCCCGGCACCGCACGGCCGCACCGTCCGGGCACCGCCACGGCCGGGGCGACCGCACAGCCGGGCGACGGCAGCACCGGTACCCCCGGGCCGCCCTCCACACCCCCGCCGGCCACTCCCACCCCGGAGGGCACCAGTACCGCGGGACACCCTGCCTCTCCCTCAACTCAGGCCGTACATTGAGTGATTGATGCATACTCCATCGATCCGGCCACCACCCCCCGCACCAGGACCACGACAGCCCGCGGCCACCCGGCACCGGCCTGCGTTAGCCGCGCGTTAGCGGATCGCCAGCACCCACGTCGAAGGTCGTGTTCACGCCACCGTCCCGGGGGAGCTCCCTATGCCGTTCACCGCCACCACCAGCCGGGCCGTCACCGCGGGTCTCCTCGTCGCCGCCGCGCTGGCACTGGCCACGGCCTGCCACGGCTACGAC belongs to Streptomyces sp. NBC_01454 and includes:
- a CDS encoding RNA polymerase sigma factor, encoding MEFSAGPHLAPVRFAVPGPRPALWRWLLRTVRPAAAHRDTPHAGRPPGCAADGELPGGGVRLSGGTTTVPPDPPPTISELYHAHRLTMVRLAVLLVDDRATAEDVVQDAFAALYKRHGEQLGEVDNALAYLRTAVVNAARSVLRRRRTARNYTPPYEADAPSAEERIVLDEEHREVFAALSGLTARRREVLVLRYWGELTEAQIAATLGISRGSVKSLASRALDSLEKILEARS
- a CDS encoding NAD(P)-dependent alcohol dehydrogenase yields the protein MTHTSVAAVSAYAAPAPKAPLERITIPRRELGAHDILIDIKYAGICHSDIHTVRAEWGDGGNFPIVPGHEIAGVVAEVGAEVTRYRQGDRVGVGCFVDSCRECENCRAGLQQYCTGELGNVGTYNATGRDGEPTYGGYSTHLVIDENYALRIPESIPLDAAAPLLCAGITLYSPLAHWKAGPGRKVAVVGLGGLGHMGVKIAHAMGAEVTVLSQSLRKKDDGLRLGADHYYATSDPATFEQLAGTFDLIVNTVSANLDLNAYLGLLRTDGTLVQLGAPESPLPVAPFALIPQRKSIAGSMIGGIPETQEMLDFCGEHGLTADIEVISADRINEAYERVLASDVRYRFVIDASTI